In Paenibacillus sp. J23TS9, a single genomic region encodes these proteins:
- a CDS encoding sulfite exporter TauE/SafE family protein translates to MSITLILLAVAAVFIGALMRSMFGFGEAIVSMPLLTLLPIPLHTSVSLIGLAGLTVALLTVFSGWRHIERPVLFRLAVSTVIGIPVGLIVLNTIPSYIITSILGIFLIGYGAYCLIKKNLSKAIDHPLLNSRGWVWPFGFASGVLGSAYNINGVPVMIYGTLRRWNPERLRGTLQAHFLVSGILVVAGHALGGLWTADAFVLYAYSIPAILLATGLGVLLNKRIPARKFERILFVIITGLGILLLFPRG, encoded by the coding sequence ATGTCCATTACGCTTATCTTGTTGGCTGTAGCTGCAGTTTTTATCGGTGCTCTTATGAGATCCATGTTTGGCTTCGGTGAGGCGATCGTGAGCATGCCTTTGCTTACGCTTTTGCCGATCCCGCTCCATACTTCGGTTTCTTTGATCGGTTTAGCCGGTTTAACGGTCGCTTTATTGACTGTTTTCAGTGGCTGGCGTCATATTGAACGGCCTGTCCTCTTCCGGCTGGCTGTTTCCACGGTCATTGGCATTCCGGTCGGGCTTATCGTATTGAACACCATTCCTTCATACATCATTACATCCATATTGGGCATTTTTCTCATCGGTTACGGGGCGTATTGTTTAATTAAGAAAAACCTCTCTAAAGCGATTGATCATCCGCTGCTCAATAGCCGCGGCTGGGTTTGGCCTTTCGGATTTGCTTCAGGCGTGCTGGGTAGTGCATATAACATCAATGGTGTGCCGGTCATGATTTACGGTACTTTGCGGCGGTGGAACCCTGAACGTTTACGAGGCACATTACAGGCGCATTTTCTGGTTTCCGGAATACTCGTTGTAGCGGGGCATGCTTTGGGAGGATTATGGACAGCAGACGCCTTTGTTTTATACGCATATTCTATTCCAGCCATTCTATTAGCTACAGGCCTCGGGGTTCTATTGAATAAGCGGATTCCAGCCAGGAAGTTTGAACGCATTTTATTTGTGATCATTACTGGGTTAGGCATTCTGTTGTTGTTTCCGCGTGGGTAA
- a CDS encoding SWIM zinc finger family protein gives MIEISENWIDSQAPNSAAIKNGHDLIKKGKFTTLHHSEDQQVLFGTCAGSGKTPYVPSVDFVIPDKPVMRCSCPSRQIPCKHVLGLLYAHVQGKPFSAAAVPDELAAKREKAEKREEKKAKEAADGVAVKPKKVNKSALKKKVMAQLEGLDVLEKLTHSLIRRGLGTLDTKELKVIQDHVKQMGSFYLNGAQIQLRKLHMILSAGGNPELTYTNAAEQFAIIHAFIKKGRAHLNAKLQDTELALDCESTIEEWLGHAWQLSELREAGLVSPETELIQLSFLSYDDSSRQEFVDCGYWIQKDSGELHCTLQYRPYKAAKLMREEDSCFDVVHVPALYRYPGDMNRRVRYESFTTRPVEEQDIARIRQYAAHSYAEAIKKVKNQLKNPLGDPNPVMLLHVEQVVADKEGRLFISDSNGETLGLQDLLDDSTVNLLKYLPDDSLKDVSMLVMFDHNTQSGQLQTQPLSIINKQEIIRLLY, from the coding sequence TTGATTGAAATTTCAGAGAATTGGATTGATTCGCAGGCACCCAATAGTGCTGCGATAAAAAACGGACATGATCTTATAAAAAAAGGGAAGTTTACAACGCTTCACCATTCTGAGGACCAGCAGGTGCTATTTGGGACATGTGCGGGCAGCGGGAAGACGCCGTATGTACCTTCTGTGGATTTTGTGATTCCGGATAAACCTGTGATGCGCTGCAGCTGTCCGAGCAGGCAAATTCCGTGCAAGCATGTACTTGGTTTGCTGTATGCCCATGTGCAAGGCAAGCCTTTTTCCGCAGCGGCGGTGCCGGATGAATTGGCTGCCAAACGTGAGAAAGCCGAGAAGCGGGAAGAGAAAAAAGCGAAGGAAGCAGCTGACGGGGTTGCGGTCAAGCCTAAGAAAGTAAATAAATCGGCCCTGAAGAAAAAAGTGATGGCTCAGCTCGAAGGATTGGATGTACTGGAAAAGCTGACTCATTCCTTGATACGCCGTGGTCTGGGAACGCTGGATACAAAAGAGCTTAAAGTCATCCAGGATCATGTTAAGCAAATGGGAAGCTTCTATTTAAACGGGGCTCAGATCCAGCTGCGTAAGCTGCATATGATTCTTTCGGCAGGCGGCAATCCCGAACTTACCTATACTAATGCCGCTGAACAATTTGCTATCATCCATGCCTTTATCAAAAAAGGAAGGGCACATCTGAACGCGAAGCTTCAGGATACCGAACTTGCGTTAGACTGTGAATCCACCATTGAAGAGTGGCTGGGTCATGCTTGGCAGCTCTCAGAGCTCAGGGAAGCAGGTCTGGTTAGCCCGGAGACGGAACTAATCCAGTTATCTTTCCTCAGCTATGATGATTCATCCCGTCAGGAGTTTGTGGACTGTGGTTACTGGATTCAAAAGGACAGCGGCGAGCTTCATTGCACATTACAGTACCGTCCATATAAGGCGGCGAAGCTGATGCGGGAGGAGGACAGCTGTTTTGATGTTGTTCATGTGCCGGCTCTCTATCGTTACCCGGGTGATATGAACCGCCGAGTGCGGTATGAGTCCTTCACCACTAGACCGGTGGAAGAGCAGGACATTGCCCGAATACGGCAATATGCTGCCCATTCCTATGCCGAGGCTATAAAAAAAGTGAAGAATCAACTCAAAAATCCGCTGGGTGATCCGAATCCCGTGATGCTGCTGCATGTGGAGCAGGTGGTGGCTGATAAGGAAGGCCGATTATTCATCTCGGATTCGAACGGGGAGACGCTTGGACTACAGGATCTGCTCGATGACTCCACGGTTAACCTGTTGAAGTATTTACCTGATGACAGCCTGAAGGATGTCTCAATGCTGGTTATGTTCGATCATAATACTCAAAGCGGACAACTGCAAACGCAGCCGCTGAGTATCATAAATAAACAAGAGATTATCCG